Proteins encoded together in one Synechococcus sp. A15-62 window:
- a CDS encoding YccF domain-containing protein has product MLSMLLNLLWVVLGGLPMALAWWLAALICAISIIGLPWARSCWVIGCFSLWPFGSEAMNRRQLRGRGDLGTGPLGALGNVIWFLVAGWWLALGHLSSALACFVTIIGIPFGIQHIKLALIALAPVGMTVVKSRH; this is encoded by the coding sequence ATGCTTTCGATGCTCCTCAACCTCCTCTGGGTTGTTCTCGGCGGACTGCCCATGGCGCTGGCCTGGTGGCTGGCCGCACTGATCTGCGCGATCAGCATCATTGGCCTGCCATGGGCGCGTTCGTGCTGGGTGATCGGCTGTTTCTCGCTATGGCCCTTCGGCTCCGAGGCCATGAACCGGCGTCAGCTCAGGGGACGAGGCGATCTGGGAACGGGCCCCCTGGGTGCACTCGGCAATGTGATCTGGTTCCTTGTGGCCGGCTGGTGGTTGGCCCTGGGTCACCTCAGCAGCGCCCTGGCCTGTTTTGTCACGATCATCGGCATTCCCTTCGGCATTCAGCACATCAAGTTGGCGTTGATTGCCCTGGCCCCCGTGGGCATGACGGTGGTGAAGTCAAGACACTGA
- a CDS encoding DUF805 domain-containing protein gives MNIRRIRDTGRSWQWIFISLIPFVGVLWLLWIELQPSADA, from the coding sequence ATGAACATTCGGCGCATTCGGGACACCGGCCGTTCCTGGCAGTGGATCTTCATCTCTCTGATCCCGTTCGTCGGGGTTCTCTGGTTGCTTTGGATTGAGCTGCAGCCCTCAGCTGACGCCTGA
- a CDS encoding serine hydrolase: MTKNQLRTALFSAAAVTFSAGAALEPPLQNLTNLARAGTSFSAKQLCSGVLMAGMDPNRMLREDLAAGQGLIQTRIEPGAGRVEASALFGLFRSEAVQNGERGCTWRMNGQPSPRLFRQASPGNRDPKPIGGPWRLVDMAPAEPPEIDRQALNDVLDRAFEENEPLAPKRTRAVVVVQDGWVIAERYAQGIQPNMPLIGWSMSKSITHALIGLAVQKGILDPDKPPSVPEWSDPEDPRRRISLDQLLRMNSGLAFEESTGDLNSDLVRMLTQEADMAGFAASQPLIKKPGKKWSYSSGTTNILSRILRHAINDDQDYWAFPSKALFAPLGMTTAVLESDNSGTLVGSSLAWASGRDWARFGQLYLDQGRWKGKQLLPANWVQRARTASRGSKKGYGAHWWLSRRKSRPDLPNNSFSAEGYQGQLLLIAPSQRAVIVRLGHTPNKAGFDANAFGADVLSALR; encoded by the coding sequence GTGACGAAGAACCAGTTGCGCACTGCCTTGTTCTCAGCTGCAGCAGTGACCTTCAGCGCCGGGGCAGCCCTGGAACCGCCGTTGCAGAACCTGACCAACCTCGCCAGGGCGGGCACGAGCTTCAGCGCCAAACAGCTCTGCAGCGGTGTGCTCATGGCTGGAATGGATCCGAATCGGATGCTCAGGGAAGATCTGGCCGCCGGCCAGGGGCTGATCCAAACCAGGATCGAGCCCGGGGCTGGGCGCGTTGAAGCCAGCGCCCTGTTCGGACTGTTCCGCTCTGAAGCCGTTCAGAACGGAGAACGGGGCTGCACCTGGCGGATGAACGGGCAGCCATCGCCACGGTTGTTCCGCCAGGCCAGCCCAGGTAACAGAGATCCCAAGCCAATCGGAGGTCCCTGGCGCCTGGTCGACATGGCTCCTGCAGAGCCACCGGAGATCGATCGCCAGGCGCTGAACGATGTTCTCGATCGCGCCTTTGAGGAAAACGAGCCACTTGCACCCAAACGAACCCGTGCCGTTGTGGTGGTGCAGGACGGCTGGGTGATCGCTGAGCGCTACGCCCAAGGCATTCAGCCGAACATGCCCCTGATCGGCTGGTCGATGAGCAAAAGCATCACCCATGCCCTGATCGGACTTGCCGTCCAAAAAGGAATTCTGGATCCGGACAAGCCGCCGAGCGTGCCTGAGTGGAGCGATCCAGAGGACCCTCGTCGACGAATCAGCCTCGATCAACTGCTGCGGATGAACAGCGGTCTGGCCTTTGAGGAATCGACGGGAGACCTGAACTCAGATCTGGTACGAATGCTCACCCAGGAAGCCGACATGGCAGGGTTCGCCGCCAGCCAGCCCCTCATCAAAAAACCAGGCAAGAAGTGGAGCTACTCATCCGGGACCACCAACATTCTCAGCCGGATCCTGAGGCACGCCATCAACGACGATCAGGACTACTGGGCCTTTCCCTCAAAGGCTTTGTTCGCCCCCCTGGGCATGACGACGGCTGTGCTGGAAAGCGATAACAGCGGAACTTTGGTGGGCTCATCGCTGGCCTGGGCCAGCGGACGCGATTGGGCTCGATTTGGCCAGCTTTATCTGGATCAGGGCCGATGGAAGGGCAAACAACTTCTTCCCGCGAACTGGGTACAGCGGGCGCGAACGGCGTCGCGAGGTTCCAAGAAGGGATATGGGGCGCATTGGTGGCTCAGCCGTCGCAAATCTCGGCCTGATCTCCCCAACAACAGCTTTTCAGCGGAGGGCTACCAGGGACAACTTTTGCTGATTGCGCCATCCCAGCGTGCTGTGATCGTGCGTCTGGGACATACACCGAACAAGGCAGGATTCGATGCCAATGCTTTCGGGGCTGATGTTCTCTCAGCCCTGCGATAA
- the sodC gene encoding superoxide dismutase family protein produces the protein MRRLLAQLVLLIGLITLTPGWCDALEVPLQRIDANGIGESIGSVTAQDTDQGLVIYPDLAGLTPGEHGFHLHSTGSCEAGQTAEGTAVAGLAAGGHWDPDETGQHLGPFGNGHRGDLSRLVVDDDGKTNTSVVAPRLSTADLRGKALIVHAGGDTYRDEPPLGGGGARVACGVVPDER, from the coding sequence ATGCGTCGCCTGCTCGCCCAGCTCGTTCTGCTCATCGGCCTGATCACGCTCACACCCGGCTGGTGCGACGCCTTGGAGGTACCCCTGCAACGCATTGATGCCAATGGCATTGGCGAGTCGATCGGCAGCGTCACCGCGCAAGACACCGACCAAGGCTTGGTGATATATCCCGATCTCGCGGGGCTGACACCCGGGGAACACGGCTTCCATCTCCACAGCACGGGGAGCTGTGAGGCGGGCCAGACTGCAGAAGGCACCGCCGTTGCCGGCCTCGCTGCCGGTGGGCACTGGGATCCTGACGAGACCGGCCAACACCTCGGCCCCTTCGGAAACGGTCACCGGGGCGATCTGAGCAGGCTGGTGGTGGATGACGACGGCAAGACCAACACCAGCGTGGTGGCCCCTCGGCTCAGCACAGCGGATCTGCGGGGCAAAGCACTGATTGTTCACGCTGGAGGCGACACCTACAGGGACGAGCCCCCTCTCGGTGGAGGTGGAGCACGGGTTGCCTGTGGTGTGGTGCCTGACGAGCGCTGA
- a CDS encoding lipocalin-like domain-containing protein has protein sequence MSVSSVQPAQAISSIGVHGAWQLLSYDVEEQANGTTFSPMGDNPSGYVIFTTEGRLSFMLSAEGRQPGSNAEERSALLSSMIAYTGTYRLEGDRWITQVDVAWNPEWVGTEQTRFFAIDGDVLTVHTPWRVMPNWPEKGLTRSIVRFQRCR, from the coding sequence GTGAGCGTCAGTTCGGTTCAGCCCGCCCAAGCGATCAGTTCCATCGGCGTGCATGGCGCGTGGCAATTGTTGAGCTACGACGTTGAAGAACAAGCCAACGGCACCACCTTCTCACCAATGGGGGACAACCCCAGCGGCTATGTGATCTTCACAACGGAGGGACGTCTCTCTTTCATGCTTTCGGCGGAGGGTCGCCAACCGGGCAGCAATGCCGAGGAGCGATCTGCCCTGCTGAGCAGCATGATCGCCTACACCGGCACCTACCGGCTCGAGGGTGATCGTTGGATCACTCAGGTGGATGTGGCCTGGAATCCGGAATGGGTGGGCACGGAACAGACACGCTTTTTCGCGATCGACGGCGACGTGCTCACGGTGCACACCCCCTGGCGGGTGATGCCCAACTGGCCCGAGAAAGGCCTCACCCGCAGCATTGTTCGTTTTCAGCGCTGCCGCTGA
- a CDS encoding DUF1651 domain-containing protein — protein sequence MANSQSQSESPPDTGREGWLVNTTQKRVVHFKPDLNSEGTAWVLIRTYHYDPPRPPEPLSHRRVLDQYAIDTWSVMLKRGWRPCRAPAR from the coding sequence ATGGCCAACTCCCAATCACAATCCGAATCACCGCCTGATACGGGAAGAGAGGGATGGTTGGTGAACACAACCCAGAAGCGGGTGGTGCATTTCAAGCCGGATCTGAATTCAGAAGGCACGGCCTGGGTCTTAATCAGGACGTATCACTACGACCCTCCCAGACCACCGGAACCCCTCAGCCATCGCCGCGTTCTGGATCAGTACGCGATCGATACCTGGAGTGTGATGTTGAAACGGGGCTGGCGGCCCTGCCGCGCTCCAGCACGCTGA
- a CDS encoding DUF805 domain-containing protein — MNSMLSFYPQFWTQSFDFEGRTSRIDYWKIVLVNLIIGGVLAKVSRLQLFISFLLSLPSALAWR; from the coding sequence GTGAATTCAATGCTGAGCTTTTATCCCCAGTTCTGGACCCAATCCTTCGATTTCGAGGGGCGGACATCCCGGATCGACTACTGGAAGATCGTCCTCGTCAACCTGATCATTGGCGGTGTCTTGGCGAAGGTCTCTCGCCTTCAGCTGTTTATTTCGTTTTTGCTGTCGCTTCCATCTGCCCTGGCCTGGCGATGA
- a CDS encoding MBL fold metallo-hydrolase: protein MKGSPIDRSPASDEFRINERCIDCGTCWTFDPDHFAAGSGTAVVAHQPIGASSQRQALLALQACPVAAIETSRTLQRTTPAEGFPSWICSHAAGEVFYCGWASQRSFGARSWLIQRADGNVMVDVPRWSAPLARRIQAMGGLAQIVLTHRDDVADHQRWAQAFACERWIHRGDADAAPSAEQVLEGQEPLELAPQIELLPTPGHTPGSLCLLLGDQRRVLFSGDHVWWNRDQDVLVCSERYCWWDFNVQIRSLQRLQRLDVAWLLPGHGHRQHFQPGLWTEAVKQTLTWIQAQH from the coding sequence ATGAAGGGGAGCCCCATTGACCGGTCCCCGGCTTCAGACGAGTTCCGCATCAATGAGCGCTGCATCGATTGCGGCACCTGCTGGACCTTTGATCCGGATCACTTCGCTGCCGGTTCAGGAACGGCAGTGGTGGCTCACCAACCCATCGGAGCGTCATCCCAGCGCCAGGCCCTTCTGGCCTTACAGGCTTGTCCGGTTGCCGCGATCGAGACGAGCCGTACTCTGCAACGCACCACACCGGCTGAAGGCTTCCCGAGCTGGATCTGCAGCCACGCCGCCGGTGAGGTGTTCTATTGCGGCTGGGCGTCCCAACGCAGCTTCGGTGCCCGCAGCTGGCTGATTCAACGCGCCGATGGCAACGTCATGGTTGACGTTCCGCGGTGGAGTGCGCCACTGGCCCGGCGGATCCAGGCGATGGGGGGACTGGCTCAGATCGTGCTCACGCATCGGGATGATGTGGCTGACCATCAGCGCTGGGCTCAGGCCTTCGCCTGTGAGCGTTGGATTCATCGCGGTGATGCCGATGCCGCGCCCTCGGCTGAGCAGGTGCTGGAAGGGCAGGAGCCATTGGAACTCGCACCACAGATCGAACTGCTGCCCACTCCGGGGCACACCCCAGGCTCACTCTGCCTGTTGCTCGGTGATCAACGACGGGTTCTGTTCAGCGGTGATCACGTGTGGTGGAACCGCGACCAGGACGTGTTGGTGTGTTCCGAGCGCTACTGCTGGTGGGATTTCAACGTGCAGATCCGTTCGCTTCAGCGCCTGCAACGCCTCGATGTGGCTTGGCTCCTGCCGGGCCATGGCCATCGCCAGCATTTTCAACCGGGCTTATGGACTGAGGCGGTGAAGCAAACCCTGACCTGGATCCAGGCCCAGCATTGA
- a CDS encoding AbrB family transcriptional regulator yields the protein MLTGAELLNRVKELGDCAKTDLARGCGYVVTKKDGSEQVKFTAFYEALLEAKGLSFSTGGSVVGKGGRKLSYKAVVQGNGNLLIGKAYTALLELQPGDEYEIKLGRKQIRLIPVGGSEEED from the coding sequence ATGCTTACTGGAGCTGAATTGCTCAACCGCGTCAAGGAACTTGGCGATTGCGCCAAAACAGACCTGGCTAGAGGTTGTGGCTACGTCGTCACCAAAAAAGACGGCTCTGAACAGGTGAAATTCACCGCCTTCTATGAAGCTCTGCTGGAAGCCAAGGGCCTGTCCTTCTCCACGGGTGGATCCGTTGTGGGCAAAGGTGGCCGCAAGCTTTCCTACAAAGCTGTGGTTCAGGGCAATGGCAATTTGTTGATCGGCAAGGCCTACACCGCTCTCCTGGAATTGCAGCCCGGAGATGAATACGAGATCAAGCTTGGACGCAAGCAGATCCGCCTGATTCCAGTTGGTGGATCCGAAGAAGAGGATTGA
- a CDS encoding DUF3303 domain-containing protein — protein sequence MQHYLIVWTFPTVEGAWESCPGFADYINSGAPGDAFDGFALKYRVCEPISGSGVAIAVASDIGKVWAHLGPWIKDFGIQFEVTAVVSDAEFAAMWPMVEAAATVD from the coding sequence GTGCAGCACTACTTGATCGTTTGGACGTTCCCGACCGTTGAGGGTGCGTGGGAGTCGTGCCCTGGCTTTGCTGACTACATCAATTCGGGAGCACCGGGAGATGCTTTCGATGGTTTTGCTCTCAAATATCGGGTCTGCGAACCGATCAGCGGCAGCGGTGTTGCCATTGCCGTTGCCAGTGACATCGGCAAGGTTTGGGCGCATCTCGGCCCCTGGATCAAGGATTTCGGCATTCAGTTCGAGGTCACCGCCGTGGTTTCGGATGCTGAATTTGCTGCGATGTGGCCGATGGTGGAAGCTGCAGCAACCGTCGACTGA
- a CDS encoding DCC1-like thiol-disulfide oxidoreductase family protein, which produces MLLTLIYDGGCPFCREFALRSELQAGVANLRIVDGRADHNLRRELNALGLPLRNGAVLIEGEQKWHGSEAIAELSRRMKPSDPLLRLLARLFADNQRSALAYPALLAARRLALATRGLSVDPDQVPSR; this is translated from the coding sequence ATGCTGTTAACCCTCATCTACGACGGCGGGTGTCCATTCTGTCGGGAGTTCGCCCTGCGCAGTGAGCTCCAGGCGGGTGTAGCCAACCTGCGCATTGTTGACGGACGCGCCGATCACAACCTGCGTCGCGAGCTCAATGCCCTCGGATTGCCATTGCGCAATGGCGCCGTTCTGATTGAAGGAGAACAGAAGTGGCATGGCAGTGAAGCCATTGCAGAACTCAGCCGGCGCATGAAGCCCAGCGATCCCCTGCTGAGGCTGCTGGCCAGGCTGTTCGCTGACAACCAACGCTCAGCACTGGCCTATCCCGCCCTGTTGGCAGCCCGGCGCCTGGCCCTCGCCACACGCGGCCTGAGCGTTGACCCGGATCAAGTTCCATCACGCTGA
- a CDS encoding glycosyltransferase family 2 protein, whose product MTLALLEPLLFLAAAGSASAGLLILQLGLQRVFAVAPRLKPGQDVAAQDTTLTVVIPAFNEAHNIEACVASVLANQPPCRDWSVLVVDDESTDATVENALRAGSAASHFRLIQAGPRPVNERWVGKNWPCSKAVEQVSSEWLLFIDADVRLKPDALQRALAQANDEQADLLSLAPRLSYGCLAEWMVQPIMASLLGLGFPILETNDPASPVAFAAGPFMLFKASTYRQIGGHRALAGEVVEDLALARAIKAGGHRLRYLLGLDAVDLRMYSNLAALWEGWTKNWFLGLDRDPVKALGAALVVVLMFSVPWLLLPASLVLLWLQPLLASAWWWLMALASLAILQQLLLRLWTRSNFDVPLTLWWLMGAGGLLVGAIGPVSIWRTYTGRGWTWKGRSLT is encoded by the coding sequence TTGACCCTTGCCCTGCTTGAGCCCCTGCTGTTTCTCGCTGCGGCTGGTTCGGCCTCAGCGGGATTGCTGATCCTTCAGTTGGGGTTGCAACGGGTGTTTGCTGTTGCACCGCGCTTGAAGCCGGGCCAGGACGTTGCTGCTCAGGACACCACGCTCACCGTGGTGATCCCTGCCTTCAACGAAGCCCACAACATCGAGGCCTGTGTCGCCAGCGTTCTGGCCAACCAGCCCCCCTGCAGGGACTGGTCGGTGTTGGTGGTGGATGACGAGTCCACCGATGCAACGGTGGAGAACGCCCTCCGTGCTGGCTCTGCGGCGTCCCACTTCCGCCTGATCCAGGCCGGCCCCAGGCCCGTCAATGAACGCTGGGTGGGCAAGAACTGGCCCTGCAGCAAGGCCGTTGAACAGGTCTCCAGCGAGTGGCTGTTGTTCATCGATGCCGATGTTCGGCTCAAGCCCGATGCGTTGCAACGGGCCCTGGCTCAGGCCAATGATGAGCAGGCGGATTTGCTGAGCCTGGCGCCGCGGTTGAGCTACGGATGCCTGGCGGAATGGATGGTGCAGCCAATCATGGCCAGCCTGCTGGGCCTCGGCTTTCCCATCCTCGAAACCAACGATCCGGCCTCGCCGGTGGCGTTTGCCGCGGGCCCTTTCATGTTGTTCAAGGCCTCCACCTACAGGCAGATCGGTGGCCACAGGGCCTTGGCTGGGGAGGTGGTGGAAGATCTGGCCCTCGCCCGCGCCATCAAGGCTGGAGGCCATCGGCTTCGTTATCTGCTGGGGCTTGATGCGGTCGATCTGCGGATGTACAGCAATCTCGCGGCGCTTTGGGAGGGCTGGACCAAGAACTGGTTTCTGGGCCTGGACCGCGACCCCGTCAAAGCCCTCGGTGCCGCCTTGGTGGTGGTGTTGATGTTCAGCGTGCCCTGGCTGTTGCTGCCGGCATCGCTCGTGTTGCTCTGGCTCCAACCCCTGCTGGCTTCAGCTTGGTGGTGGTTGATGGCCCTGGCGAGCTTGGCCATTCTTCAACAGCTGCTGCTGCGGCTCTGGACCCGCAGCAACTTTGATGTGCCCCTCACCCTTTGGTGGCTGATGGGAGCCGGTGGGTTGCTGGTGGGTGCGATTGGCCCGGTTTCGATCTGGCGTACCTACACGGGACGCGGCTGGACCTGGAAAGGCCGCTCTCTGACCTAG
- a CDS encoding protein adenylyltransferase SelO family protein, whose translation MSTATFAEFAERADYSLLESLTPDPEATADGDDHRPRQVLSGHYVPVTPTPIPEPQYLAHSRSLFSELGLSDDLAQDDRFRRMFSGDLGVATGPMRPWGWATGYALSIYGTEYTQQCPFGNGNGYGDGRAMSVFEGVFEGRRWEMQLKGGGPTPYCRGADGRAVLRSSVREFLAQEFMHALGVPTSRSLTLYVSHAETVGRPWYSENSRSMDPDVMVDNPAAISTRVAPSFLRVGQLELFARRARSEAHPRAHQELHLIVAHLIERNYRQEIDPGLPFSDQVVLLARLFRDRLTSLVANWIRVGYCQGNFNSDNCAAGGFTLDYGPFGFCELFDPRFQPWTGGGAHFCFFNQPAAAEANYRMFWKSLRTLMEGQAEAQAQLDQLLEDFPAAMQEAMQRMWSSKLGLSSADDALVQELLKLLVESSADYSMFFRRLSDLPEQIDPLRDCFYLPLSAPLEAQWNDWLLRWRAQWPSGVEPSVISAGMRRVNPAITWREWLIAPAYQQAAEGNTSLMAELQQLFSTPYETPSPDMAARYDRLKPREFFSAGGVSHYSCSS comes from the coding sequence ATGAGCACCGCCACGTTTGCTGAGTTCGCCGAACGGGCCGACTACTCCCTGCTGGAGTCCCTCACGCCTGATCCGGAGGCGACAGCGGATGGGGACGATCACCGCCCTCGCCAGGTTCTCTCTGGCCACTACGTGCCGGTGACGCCCACCCCGATCCCCGAGCCCCAATACCTGGCGCACAGCCGCAGCTTGTTCAGCGAGCTGGGTCTCAGCGACGACCTGGCTCAGGACGATCGGTTCCGCCGGATGTTCTCCGGTGATCTCGGTGTGGCCACCGGTCCGATGCGGCCCTGGGGCTGGGCCACCGGCTACGCCCTTTCGATCTACGGCACTGAATACACGCAGCAGTGTCCCTTCGGCAATGGCAACGGCTATGGCGATGGCCGAGCCATGTCGGTGTTTGAGGGGGTGTTTGAAGGGCGCCGCTGGGAGATGCAGCTCAAAGGTGGTGGTCCGACCCCCTACTGCCGTGGTGCCGACGGCCGCGCCGTGCTGCGCTCCAGCGTGCGTGAGTTTCTGGCTCAGGAGTTCATGCACGCCCTCGGTGTGCCCACCTCCCGTTCGTTGACGCTGTACGTCTCCCACGCCGAAACGGTGGGACGGCCCTGGTATTCCGAGAACTCACGTTCGATGGACCCGGACGTGATGGTCGACAACCCGGCCGCCATCAGCACCCGGGTGGCGCCCTCATTTCTGCGGGTGGGTCAGCTGGAGTTGTTCGCCCGCCGTGCCCGCAGTGAGGCCCATCCCCGGGCGCACCAGGAGCTGCACCTGATCGTGGCGCACTTGATCGAACGCAATTACCGCCAGGAGATCGATCCCGGCCTGCCCTTCAGCGACCAGGTTGTGCTGTTGGCGCGCTTGTTCCGTGATCGGCTTACGAGCCTCGTGGCCAACTGGATCCGTGTGGGCTACTGCCAGGGCAACTTCAACAGCGACAACTGCGCCGCCGGTGGCTTCACCCTCGACTACGGCCCGTTCGGCTTCTGCGAGCTGTTTGACCCGCGCTTTCAGCCCTGGACCGGTGGCGGTGCCCACTTCTGCTTCTTCAACCAGCCGGCGGCTGCGGAGGCCAATTACCGCATGTTCTGGAAATCCCTGCGCACGCTGATGGAGGGCCAGGCGGAGGCCCAGGCCCAACTGGATCAGTTGCTGGAGGATTTCCCCGCTGCCATGCAGGAGGCCATGCAACGGATGTGGAGCAGCAAACTCGGCCTGTCCAGTGCCGACGACGCACTGGTGCAAGAGCTGTTGAAGCTTCTGGTGGAGTCGAGCGCCGATTACTCGATGTTCTTCCGCCGTTTGTCGGATCTGCCCGAGCAGATCGATCCGCTGCGGGACTGTTTCTATCTCCCCCTGTCGGCTCCCCTTGAAGCCCAATGGAACGACTGGTTGCTGCGCTGGCGCGCCCAGTGGCCCAGTGGCGTTGAACCATCTGTGATCTCCGCTGGGATGCGGCGGGTCAACCCGGCGATCACCTGGCGCGAATGGTTGATTGCTCCGGCCTACCAGCAGGCCGCCGAAGGCAACACCTCCCTGATGGCTGAACTGCAGCAGCTGTTCAGCACCCCCTATGAGACTCCGTCCCCCGACATGGCGGCCCGCTACGACCGCTTGAAACCGCGGGAGTTCTTCAGCGCCGGTGGGGTGTCCCACTACAGCTGTTCGTCTTGA
- a CDS encoding tellurite resistance TerB family protein: MNVVTAFAAVGLTAVSWDDTLSRAGARAFRHALDYREPYCRMSENEVVLMMDAVLAMRLERGTKALMLEAAKALTADQALTAYAMASELMRSDGPYSAEERRRLDLLALMLSISQMEAERIDSVFELLHAPLEPAVIPSGVS, translated from the coding sequence ATGAATGTCGTCACTGCTTTTGCGGCCGTTGGCCTGACCGCGGTGTCATGGGACGACACCCTCAGCCGGGCTGGTGCCAGGGCCTTCAGGCATGCCCTCGACTACCGCGAGCCCTACTGCCGGATGAGTGAAAATGAGGTGGTGCTGATGATGGACGCGGTGCTAGCCATGCGGCTGGAGCGGGGCACCAAAGCGCTGATGTTGGAGGCCGCCAAAGCTCTCACGGCCGATCAAGCACTCACGGCCTACGCCATGGCCTCAGAACTGATGCGCTCCGATGGGCCCTATTCCGCCGAGGAGCGCCGGAGGCTGGATCTGCTGGCGTTGATGCTCTCGATCTCGCAGATGGAGGCCGAGCGCATCGACTCCGTTTTTGAGTTGCTGCACGCCCCCCTGGAGCCAGCTGTCATCCCCTCAGGCGTCAGCTGA
- a CDS encoding RNA-binding protein — MTIFIGNLSWDAEREDLIHLFGQYGEVSKCSLPLDRETGRKRGFAFVDLSNEADEQSAIDDLQNVEWMGRAISVRKAEPRR, encoded by the coding sequence TTGACGATCTTTATCGGAAATCTCTCCTGGGACGCTGAGCGGGAGGATCTCATTCATCTGTTCGGTCAGTACGGCGAAGTGAGCAAGTGCTCCTTGCCCCTCGACCGGGAGACAGGCCGCAAGCGTGGTTTCGCTTTTGTGGACCTCAGCAACGAAGCCGATGAGCAGTCGGCGATTGACGACCTGCAGAACGTTGAGTGGATGGGTCGCGCCATCTCCGTTCGCAAGGCCGAACCCCGCCGCTGA
- a CDS encoding SDR family oxidoreductase: MPGRFGIVGCGYVGSAVAAHLRHQGHEVVGTTTTPGRLAELCDLVDHPRLYSAGDPMADTSFLDRLDGVLIAMAPTTATFEEDHYEKVYGQAVPALVDAIRQRQGLKPLHVAYLSSAGVYGDQSGAICNELTPPDCSNNANALLASAESCVLALNDASTQACVLRLGGIYGPGKDIPSYIRSAAGQSVRKNGNHINAWVHLHDIIRGVDFAFGRRLQGIYNLVDDLQFTRRQLSNALCDDFGLPPVIWDNHDRPGARVFNARVSNARLREIGFQPSVSSMLEPVAA; this comes from the coding sequence ATGCCGGGCCGTTTCGGGATTGTTGGTTGTGGATATGTCGGTTCTGCTGTTGCAGCCCATCTCAGGCACCAAGGCCATGAGGTTGTCGGCACCACCACAACCCCCGGACGGTTGGCTGAACTCTGCGATCTGGTTGACCACCCCCGTCTCTACAGCGCGGGCGACCCGATGGCAGACACCAGCTTCCTGGATCGGCTTGATGGCGTTCTGATTGCGATGGCCCCCACCACCGCCACCTTTGAAGAGGATCATTACGAGAAGGTTTATGGCCAGGCAGTGCCGGCCCTGGTGGATGCCATCCGTCAACGGCAAGGGCTTAAGCCGCTGCATGTGGCGTACCTGAGCAGTGCAGGTGTTTATGGCGATCAGTCCGGTGCGATCTGCAATGAGCTGACGCCCCCGGATTGTTCCAACAATGCCAACGCTCTTCTGGCCAGCGCCGAGAGCTGCGTTCTTGCGTTGAACGACGCCTCAACCCAGGCCTGTGTGCTGCGGCTTGGTGGTATTTACGGTCCCGGTAAGGACATCCCGTCCTACATCCGCAGCGCTGCTGGACAGTCGGTTCGGAAGAACGGTAATCACATCAACGCCTGGGTTCATCTCCACGACATCATCCGTGGCGTTGATTTCGCCTTCGGCCGGCGGCTCCAAGGCATCTACAACCTTGTGGATGATCTCCAGTTCACCCGGCGTCAGCTCTCCAATGCTCTGTGTGATGACTTCGGATTGCCTCCCGTGATCTGGGACAACCATGATCGACCTGGCGCCCGTGTCTTCAATGCCCGTGTCAGCAACGCCCGGTTGCGTGAGATCGGATTTCAGCCCAGCGTCAGCTCCATGCTCGAACCTGTGGCGGCTTGA